The Campylobacter sp. RM10537 genome has a segment encoding these proteins:
- the ileS gene encoding isoleucine--tRNA ligase codes for MDYKDTLLLPNTTFSMRANLAEFEPKRFEKWFNENYAYEKMKQNRKDAHDTFTLHDGPPYANGHIHIGHALNKILKETIIKLHYFNGKKIRFTPGWDCHGLPIEQQVEIKLGEKKKNLSKKEIREFCRKHADEFVNIQREEFKKLGIIADWDKPYLTMKFEFEAAIYRTLCEIAQKGLLCERSKPVFWSWAAKSALAEAEVEYEDKEDYSIFVSFDLDENACKKLGVSKASAVIWTTTPWTLVANQAIALNPNENYVITKEGFIFASALLKSMIEKGLTKGEIEKELNAKEFEKLEAINPLNFRKSTLIMGEHVLMDGGSGLVHTAPGHGEDDYYACLKYDIEVLMPVDDGGCYDETLRIKKLLPENLLNEFIGLHIFKANERILELLGKSLLHSSKFIHSYPFCWRTHKPVIYRATKQWFILMDEALLEGKTLRECAKEQILKTKFYPQSGIKRIGSMVENRPDWCISRQRDWGTPIAFFRDKTTKEVIFDTELFDFIANIFEKHGADAWWEFEIKDLIPENSKYNPENLEKVYDILDVWFDSGSTWNAVLNSGIYDAGEKRANMYLEGSDQHRGWFQSSLLIGTAVKQMAPYENILTHGFTTDEKGQKMSKSKGNVIAPEYVAKTYGVEILRLWILLSDYSSDLKISDNILKQVSEQYRKIRNTIRFLLANINDLQNLEINDFSFIDKWILTRATHVFKNVKENFLAYEFAKGFNLLLNFLSADLSGIYLDISKDRLYCDAKNSDRRKSAQVAMALITKELLNLLAPTLTYSVDEALEHANDLIKDNITDVFDLSLKEKFEYDFNIDDKFLLNVREKFFEKIDALKKDKSIKSTLELNLITDSKRFEFIPKDELNDWFMVSDFKDSSGEILCEFEIEGEKFKIIKAMLHKCPRCWKLESLKEEKLCVRCGEVLKNV; via the coding sequence ATGGATTACAAAGATACCTTGCTTTTACCAAATACTACTTTTTCGATGCGTGCTAATTTGGCCGAATTTGAACCCAAAAGATTTGAAAAATGGTTTAATGAAAATTATGCCTATGAAAAAATGAAACAAAATCGTAAAGATGCTCATGATACTTTTACTTTACATGATGGCCCTCCTTATGCCAATGGTCATATTCATATTGGTCATGCTTTAAATAAAATTTTAAAAGAAACGATTATTAAATTGCATTATTTTAATGGAAAAAAAATTCGCTTTACTCCAGGCTGGGATTGTCATGGTCTACCTATAGAGCAACAGGTTGAAATTAAACTTGGTGAAAAGAAGAAAAATTTAAGCAAAAAAGAGATACGAGAATTTTGTAGAAAACATGCTGATGAATTTGTTAATATCCAAAGAGAAGAATTTAAAAAACTTGGTATTATAGCCGACTGGGATAAGCCTTATCTTACAATGAAATTTGAATTTGAGGCCGCTATTTATAGAACTTTATGTGAAATTGCCCAAAAAGGATTGCTTTGTGAGCGTTCCAAACCTGTTTTTTGGAGTTGGGCTGCAAAATCAGCTTTAGCTGAAGCTGAGGTAGAATATGAAGATAAGGAAGATTATTCTATATTTGTATCTTTTGATTTAGATGAAAATGCTTGCAAAAAATTAGGAGTTTCAAAAGCTAGTGCAGTTATTTGGACAACTACACCTTGGACTTTGGTGGCTAATCAAGCTATTGCTTTAAATCCTAATGAAAATTATGTTATCACCAAAGAGGGTTTTATTTTTGCAAGTGCTCTTCTTAAAAGCATGATAGAGAAGGGTTTAACAAAAGGAGAGATAGAAAAAGAGCTTAATGCTAAAGAATTTGAAAAATTAGAAGCAATTAATCCTTTAAATTTTAGAAAGTCTACTTTGATTATGGGTGAGCATGTTTTAATGGATGGTGGGAGCGGACTTGTCCATACTGCCCCAGGTCATGGTGAGGATGATTATTATGCTTGTTTAAAATATGATATTGAAGTTTTAATGCCTGTGGATGATGGTGGGTGTTATGATGAAACCTTAAGGATTAAAAAACTTTTACCAGAGAATTTATTAAATGAATTTATAGGACTTCATATTTTTAAAGCCAATGAAAGGATTTTAGAGCTTTTAGGTAAATCTTTATTGCATTCTTCTAAATTTATACATTCTTATCCATTTTGTTGGAGAACTCACAAGCCTGTAATTTATAGAGCAACCAAACAATGGTTTATTTTAATGGATGAAGCACTTTTAGAAGGTAAAACTTTAAGAGAATGCGCCAAAGAACAAATTTTAAAAACGAAATTCTATCCACAAAGTGGTATAAAAAGAATTGGTTCTATGGTCGAAAACCGTCCCGATTGGTGTATTTCGCGTCAAAGGGATTGGGGAACTCCTATAGCTTTTTTTAGAGATAAAACAACCAAAGAAGTGATTTTTGATACTGAACTTTTTGATTTTATAGCAAATATTTTCGAAAAACATGGGGCTGATGCATGGTGGGAATTTGAAATCAAAGATTTAATTCCTGAAAATTCAAAATATAATCCAGAAAATTTAGAGAAAGTTTATGATATTTTAGATGTTTGGTTTGATAGTGGAAGCACATGGAATGCAGTTTTAAATAGTGGAATTTACGATGCTGGAGAAAAAAGAGCTAACATGTATTTAGAAGGAAGTGATCAGCATAGAGGTTGGTTTCAAAGCTCTTTACTTATTGGAACTGCTGTTAAACAAATGGCTCCTTATGAAAACATTTTAACTCATGGATTTACTACGGACGAAAAAGGACAAAAAATGTCTAAGTCTAAGGGTAATGTTATAGCACCTGAATATGTAGCTAAAACTTATGGAGTTGAAATTTTAAGACTTTGGATACTTTTAAGTGATTATTCAAGTGATTTAAAGATCTCTGATAATATTTTAAAACAAGTAAGCGAACAATATCGCAAGATAAGAAATACTATAAGATTTTTACTTGCAAATATTAATGATTTGCAAAATTTAGAAATCAATGATTTTAGTTTTATAGATAAGTGGATACTTACACGTGCAACCCATGTTTTTAAAAATGTTAAAGAGAATTTTTTAGCCTATGAGTTTGCTAAAGGTTTTAATTTACTTTTAAATTTTTTAAGTGCAGACCTAAGTGGAATTTATCTTGATATTAGTAAAGATAGATTGTATTGCGATGCTAAAAATAGCGATCGCAGAAAATCAGCTCAAGTGGCTATGGCTCTAATCACTAAAGAACTTTTAAATTTACTTGCTCCAACTTTAACTTATAGCGTTGATGAGGCTTTAGAACATGCTAATGATTTGATTAAAGATAATATTACTGATGTTTTTGATCTTAGTTTGAAAGAAAAATTCGAATATGATTTTAATATAGATGATAAATTTTTACTCAACGTGCGTGAGAAATTTTTTGAAAAAATTGATGCACTTAAAAAGGACAAATCGATAAAATCAACTTTAGAACTCAATCTTATCACAGATTCTAAGCGTTTTGAATTTATACCTAAAGATGAATTAAATGATTGGTTTATGGTAAGTGATTTTAAAGATAGTTCTGGTGAAATTTTGTGTGAATTTGAAATTGAGGGTGAAAAATTTAAAATCATAAAAGCTATGTTGCATAAATGTCCTAGATGTTGGAAATTAGAAAGTTTAAAAGAAGAAAAACTTTGTGTGCGTTGTGGTGAGGTTTTAAAAAATGTTTGA